Proteins co-encoded in one Listeria ivanovii subsp. ivanovii genomic window:
- a CDS encoding glycine radical domain-containing protein encodes MNPANNPQGGAATSGPTAVLNSLSTFDAKYHGGAVQNIKFTPNMFNKNRQQIKYLFNTYFKRGGCHLMVTIVDHGGLEDAQKHPEKYPNLIVRVSGFSAVFVNLDKDVQDELLSRTLYDE; translated from the coding sequence ATGAATCCAGCTAATAATCCTCAAGGTGGGGCTGCTACGAGCGGACCAACAGCTGTATTGAATTCACTGTCTACCTTTGATGCTAAGTATCATGGAGGGGCAGTTCAAAATATTAAATTTACCCCTAATATGTTTAATAAAAATAGACAGCAAATTAAATATTTATTTAACACTTACTTCAAAAGAGGTGGTTGTCATTTAATGGTGACAATTGTTGATCATGGGGGTTTGGAAGATGCGCAAAAACATCCAGAGAAATATCCTAATTTAATAGTGAGAGTCAGCGGTTTTAGCGCAGTGTTTGTTAACTTGGATAAAGATGTTCAAGATGAGTTGCTTAGTCGAACGTTATATGATGAATAG
- a CDS encoding PTS sugar transporter subunit IIB produces MFIRVDDRLVHGQVVTAWIKQLNAKKIFVVDDLAASNPIISKALIMATPKHVELVIKSVEDAKTSISELNEEQTMLITKAPVNVNALIEANDSFNWTINVGNIGMAKGREKFAQTVHLDEENLAAINNLKTKNNVEIFMQTVPGQSINKFD; encoded by the coding sequence ATGTTTATTAGAGTAGATGACAGATTAGTACACGGGCAAGTAGTTACGGCGTGGATTAAACAACTTAACGCCAAAAAGATTTTTGTTGTAGATGATTTAGCAGCTAGTAACCCAATTATTTCAAAAGCACTAATTATGGCGACCCCGAAACATGTGGAATTAGTTATTAAAAGTGTAGAAGATGCAAAAACGAGTATTTCTGAATTAAATGAAGAGCAAACGATGCTTATTACAAAAGCTCCAGTAAATGTTAATGCTTTAATTGAAGCGAATGATAGCTTTAATTGGACGATAAACGTTGGAAATATTGGGATGGCTAAAGGGCGCGAAAAATTTGCGCAAACGGTACATTTAGATGAGGAAAATCTTGCGGCAATTAATAACTTAAAAACAAAGAATAATGTCGAAATATTTATGCAAACTGTACCAGGACAATCGATAAATAAATTTGACTAA
- a CDS encoding PTS mannose/fructose/sorbose/N-acetylgalactosamine transporter subunit IIC, producing the protein MTLIQAILIALFAYLGWIASPWLGGQGISYHVFGKPLVAGLIVGIIMGDVTNGVIIGATINALYVGAVTPGGAMSSDITFAGYVGTALALSTGVTADMAVSIAVPLGLIGTFVWQLFATINSVLVHKTDEYAAQGNVAKLTFMTIGLPQIIAFVLRFFPAFLVLYFGASAASEIVQYIPDWLTNIITVIGGMLPALGMAVLLKMLLTTRSLMGYFIVGFIAVTALKLPIFTIAVIGAALAMISFLNKPKGEYADVD; encoded by the coding sequence ATGACGTTAATACAAGCAATTTTAATAGCCTTATTTGCATATTTAGGATGGATTGCCAGTCCGTGGTTAGGTGGACAAGGTATTTCATATCATGTTTTTGGAAAACCACTTGTTGCGGGACTGATAGTTGGTATCATAATGGGGGATGTAACTAATGGTGTAATAATTGGGGCGACTATCAATGCTTTATATGTTGGTGCAGTTACTCCTGGTGGGGCGATGTCATCAGATATCACTTTTGCTGGGTATGTAGGGACAGCATTAGCGTTATCTACTGGTGTTACCGCAGATATGGCAGTATCTATAGCAGTTCCGTTAGGGCTGATAGGGACATTTGTGTGGCAATTATTCGCAACTATTAATTCTGTGTTAGTTCATAAAACAGATGAATACGCTGCGCAAGGTAATGTGGCAAAACTGACATTTATGACAATAGGTTTGCCTCAAATAATTGCATTTGTTTTAAGATTCTTCCCGGCGTTTTTAGTACTTTATTTTGGGGCTTCAGCTGCTTCAGAAATTGTTCAATATATTCCAGATTGGTTAACTAATATTATTACTGTAATTGGTGGTATGTTACCAGCGTTAGGTATGGCTGTTCTTCTTAAGATGTTATTAACTACAAGATCTTTGATGGGATATTTTATTGTTGGTTTTATAGCGGTAACAGCATTAAAGCTTCCAATTTTTACGATTGCAGTTATTGGAGCTGCCTTAGCAATGATTAGTTTCCTTAATAAACCAAAAGGAGAGTATGCAGATGTCGACTAA
- a CDS encoding PTS system mannose/fructose/sorbose family transporter subunit IID translates to MSTKTKEVEVTKRDIYKVGLRWLMSNTSAWNWERMQNVAFAWSMVPVLKKVTDGSKEEMGEALTRHMNFFNTEPTIGAPLVGSVAAMEVSKANGEDIPDDVFNAIKSGLMGPMAALGDSLFASTGNALLLSFGMGLALDGNVLGPIIFLVGWTAITLGFSMWGVQFGFREGMKIMDSAIFSSAMIQKVTAFLSILGLTVVGGLSAQFVSLSTSISWTSGESTTKLQEILDGLMPGLLPFILVLVVWYLHDKKSVSVMKLLVILIGVGTMGSLLHIF, encoded by the coding sequence ATGTCGACTAAAACAAAAGAAGTTGAGGTAACTAAAAGAGATATATATAAAGTTGGTCTTAGGTGGTTGATGTCTAATACATCTGCTTGGAATTGGGAGCGAATGCAAAATGTAGCATTTGCTTGGAGTATGGTCCCTGTTTTGAAAAAAGTGACCGATGGAAGTAAGGAAGAAATGGGTGAAGCTTTAACCAGACATATGAACTTTTTTAATACAGAGCCAACGATTGGAGCGCCGCTGGTAGGATCTGTTGCGGCTATGGAAGTTTCGAAAGCAAATGGAGAAGATATTCCAGATGATGTCTTTAATGCAATTAAATCTGGGCTAATGGGACCAATGGCGGCTTTAGGAGATTCCCTTTTTGCGAGTACAGGGAATGCCTTATTGTTGAGCTTTGGAATGGGGTTAGCGTTAGATGGTAATGTTTTAGGACCGATTATTTTTTTAGTCGGTTGGACGGCAATCACACTTGGTTTTTCTATGTGGGGCGTTCAATTTGGTTTCCGTGAAGGAATGAAAATTATGGATTCAGCTATTTTTTCTTCTGCTATGATCCAAAAAGTAACAGCCTTCTTATCTATTTTAGGTTTAACGGTTGTTGGCGGATTATCGGCCCAGTTCGTTTCTCTATCAACATCTATCTCGTGGACTAGTGGAGAAAGTACGACGAAACTTCAAGAAATACTAGATGGTTTGATGCCGGGATTATTACCTTTTATATTGGTTTTGGTTGTTTGGTATTTACATGATAAGAAAAGTGTTTCTGTGATGAAATTATTAGTTATCCTAATTGGTGTAGGAACAATGGGATCACTTTTACACATATTTTAA
- a CDS encoding PTS sugar transporter subunit IIA, giving the protein MENNMSNIIVMTHGEFAEGIVKSAEMIIGEQKNLKSVTFHPEMCLDSLVLEFKTKIKEFNNDYPCLIFVDLFGGSPSNAVAILLAEKYDIQAIAGVNLPMLLEVLGGRTIFPIDILVKQAEMAGTEGVVNIVKRFLED; this is encoded by the coding sequence ATGGAGAATAACATGAGTAACATCATAGTGATGACGCATGGTGAGTTTGCGGAAGGTATTGTTAAATCCGCAGAAATGATAATTGGCGAGCAAAAAAATTTGAAATCTGTCACATTTCACCCGGAGATGTGTTTGGATAGTTTGGTTTTAGAATTTAAAACTAAAATTAAAGAGTTTAATAATGATTACCCGTGCTTGATTTTTGTGGATTTATTTGGAGGATCACCATCCAACGCAGTGGCGATACTTTTAGCAGAAAAATACGATATTCAAGCAATTGCCGGAGTTAATTTACCAATGCTTCTAGAGGTTTTGGGAGGAAGGACGATTTTTCCGATTGATATTTTAGTCAAACAGGCTGAAATGGCAGGAACAGAAGGTGTAGTAAACATTGTTAAACGTTTTTTAGAAGATTAA
- the epsC gene encoding serine O-acetyltransferase EpsC, with protein sequence MPTRLKEDIATIIKNDPATKSFFDAFLTNPGLHALWWHRVANFFYRHKMVLFAKVLSQVARFLTNIEIHPGATIGRRLFIDHGAGIVIGETAEIGDDVTIFHGVTLGGTGKDCGKRHPTVGDGSLVSAGAKVLGPVEIGAGSRIGAGAVVLKDVPPGATVVGIPAKVVRLNGRTVGHAVPKMDELNLRIAELENIVEKLLKEKE encoded by the coding sequence ATGCCAACTCGCTTAAAAGAAGATATTGCAACAATTATAAAAAATGATCCTGCAACAAAGAGTTTTTTTGATGCTTTTTTAACTAATCCTGGACTTCACGCGCTTTGGTGGCACCGGGTGGCGAACTTTTTTTATCGTCATAAAATGGTTTTATTTGCTAAAGTGTTATCGCAAGTGGCGCGTTTTTTAACTAATATAGAGATTCACCCAGGAGCAACGATAGGTAGGCGTCTCTTTATTGACCATGGTGCGGGAATTGTTATTGGAGAAACAGCGGAAATTGGTGATGATGTAACGATATTTCATGGAGTCACACTTGGGGGGACAGGGAAAGATTGCGGAAAACGTCATCCAACAGTTGGTGATGGCTCACTAGTTTCAGCTGGAGCAAAAGTACTTGGACCAGTCGAAATTGGAGCAGGTTCGCGAATTGGAGCGGGAGCAGTGGTTTTAAAAGATGTTCCACCGGGCGCAACAGTTGTCGGGATTCCAGCTAAAGTAGTTCGGCTTAATGGACGGACAGTAGGCCACGCGGTTCCAAAGATGGATGAACTTAATTTACGAATTGCTGAATTAGAAAATATAGTAGAAAAACTTTTGAAGGAAAAGGAGTAG
- the cysS gene encoding cysteine--tRNA ligase encodes MSIQIFNTLKREKEPFKPLRDGEVKMYVCGPTVYNYIHIGNARPIIVFDTVRRYFTYRGYDVKFVSNFTDVDDKLIHAAKELKLTVPEVADRFIGAYFDDVDQLNVAKASVNPRVTENMDEIIQLISTLIEKGYAYESAGDVYFRTKEFKDYGKLSGQALSELQHGARVEYNERKRDELDFTLWKAAKPGEIFWESPFGNGRPGWHIECSALAKKYLGDTIDIHAGGQDLIFPHHEDEIAQSEAATGKTFANYWMHNAFLNIDGEKMSKSLGNFITLHDVLKDNDPNVIRFFMLSVHYRKPITLNDAILEDAKNGLERLMIAYQNIDHRIQTDDGEYVEEAHQDEWLEQLTELKHAFEEDMDDDFNTANAITTFHELAKRANIYLSKEVVSVNVLREFLSMMRLFAEVLGLKLENAKTDSLDDNEVEALIEERLQARNERNFARADEIRDILKEKNIILEDTAQGTRFRRG; translated from the coding sequence TTGTCGATACAAATTTTTAATACGTTAAAACGAGAGAAAGAACCCTTTAAACCGCTGAGAGATGGCGAAGTAAAAATGTATGTATGTGGTCCAACTGTATACAATTACATCCATATTGGGAATGCGCGTCCGATTATTGTATTTGATACAGTTCGACGTTATTTCACGTATCGTGGGTATGATGTGAAATTCGTATCTAATTTTACTGATGTGGATGATAAACTAATCCATGCTGCAAAGGAGTTGAAGCTAACAGTTCCAGAAGTAGCGGATCGTTTTATTGGAGCTTATTTTGATGATGTCGATCAACTGAATGTCGCAAAAGCAAGTGTAAATCCTCGTGTAACGGAAAATATGGATGAAATTATTCAGTTGATAAGCACATTAATTGAAAAAGGCTATGCGTATGAGTCAGCTGGAGATGTATATTTCCGCACGAAAGAGTTTAAAGATTATGGTAAACTATCTGGACAAGCATTATCAGAATTGCAGCACGGGGCTAGAGTTGAGTACAATGAACGTAAGCGAGATGAACTCGATTTCACGCTTTGGAAAGCTGCAAAACCAGGGGAGATTTTCTGGGAAAGTCCGTTTGGAAATGGTCGTCCTGGTTGGCATATTGAATGTTCAGCGCTTGCTAAAAAATATCTTGGTGACACGATTGATATTCATGCTGGCGGGCAAGATTTGATTTTCCCTCATCACGAAGACGAAATTGCGCAATCAGAAGCAGCGACAGGTAAAACATTTGCTAACTACTGGATGCATAATGCTTTTTTAAATATTGATGGCGAAAAAATGTCTAAATCGCTTGGGAATTTTATTACGCTCCATGATGTTCTAAAAGATAATGATCCAAATGTCATTCGCTTCTTTATGCTGTCCGTACATTACCGGAAACCTATTACGTTAAATGATGCCATTTTAGAAGATGCAAAAAATGGATTGGAACGTTTAATGATTGCTTATCAAAACATTGACCATCGTATTCAAACTGATGATGGGGAATATGTGGAAGAAGCTCATCAAGACGAATGGTTAGAGCAATTAACCGAATTGAAACACGCTTTTGAAGAAGATATGGATGATGATTTTAATACAGCAAATGCAATTACAACATTCCATGAACTTGCAAAGCGAGCGAATATTTATCTGTCGAAAGAAGTTGTCTCCGTTAATGTATTGCGCGAATTCCTAAGTATGATGCGTTTATTTGCCGAAGTTTTAGGGTTGAAACTAGAGAATGCGAAAACAGATTCGCTTGATGACAATGAAGTAGAAGCGCTGATTGAAGAACGATTACAAGCTAGAAATGAACGTAATTTCGCACGAGCTGATGAAATTCGAGACATTTTAAAAGAAAAAAATATTATTTTGGAAGACACTGCGCAAGGCACGCGGTTTAGACGGGGGTAA
- a CDS encoding Mini-ribonuclease 3, which translates to MAEVKEYKQLNGLALAYMGDAVYEKFIREHLLAAGKTKPNQLHKTATKFVSAKGQAVALKKMIADDFLTEEEAAVAKRGRNAKSYTVPKNTDPATYSMSTSFEAVLGYLYLAGQLDRLQEWMEKAIEIVEKGVENS; encoded by the coding sequence ATGGCAGAAGTTAAAGAATACAAACAACTTAATGGTCTCGCACTTGCTTATATGGGCGATGCTGTTTATGAAAAATTTATCCGCGAACATTTGCTAGCTGCTGGTAAAACAAAGCCTAATCAACTGCACAAAACAGCCACAAAATTTGTATCGGCTAAAGGTCAAGCCGTGGCACTAAAAAAAATGATAGCAGATGATTTCTTAACAGAGGAAGAAGCGGCGGTTGCTAAACGGGGACGAAATGCAAAGTCGTACACTGTTCCGAAAAATACAGATCCTGCAACATATAGTATGTCTACATCATTTGAAGCGGTACTTGGGTATCTTTATTTAGCAGGGCAACTCGACCGACTTCAAGAGTGGATGGAAAAGGCGATTGAAATAGTAGAAAAAGGAGTGGAGAATAGCTAA
- the rlmB gene encoding 23S rRNA (guanosine(2251)-2'-O)-methyltransferase RlmB: MEQENEQEWIGGRNPVLEVLRSDRDIHKIYVQEGVQKGILKQVLALAKDRKIQVQFVPKQKIEKVVSGAHQGVAAQVAAYQYAELDDLFNAAEAKGEMPFFIILDELEDPHNLGSIMRTADSVGAHGIIIPKRRAVGLTQTVAKASTGAMEYVPVVRVTNMVRTMEELQKRGLWIFGTDANGSSDYRTMDVDMPLAIVIGSEGFGMSRLVREKCDFLVHLPMRGKVTSLNASVAASILLYEVYRKRFPLEK, encoded by the coding sequence ATGGAACAAGAAAATGAACAAGAATGGATTGGCGGTAGAAATCCAGTTCTCGAAGTATTGCGTTCAGATAGAGATATTCATAAAATTTATGTACAAGAAGGCGTGCAAAAAGGTATTTTAAAGCAAGTTTTAGCCTTAGCAAAAGATCGCAAAATTCAAGTTCAATTTGTACCAAAACAAAAAATTGAAAAAGTAGTTAGTGGTGCACATCAAGGAGTTGCAGCACAAGTCGCAGCCTATCAATATGCAGAACTTGATGACTTGTTTAATGCAGCTGAAGCAAAAGGTGAAATGCCGTTCTTTATTATTTTAGATGAATTAGAAGATCCACATAATCTTGGCTCTATTATGCGGACGGCAGACTCAGTTGGGGCACATGGGATTATTATTCCGAAACGACGCGCAGTTGGTTTAACGCAAACTGTAGCAAAGGCTAGTACTGGTGCAATGGAATATGTACCAGTTGTTCGAGTGACGAATATGGTACGGACAATGGAAGAATTACAAAAACGAGGCTTATGGATTTTTGGAACAGATGCAAATGGTAGTAGTGATTACCGGACAATGGATGTGGACATGCCACTTGCGATTGTTATTGGTAGCGAAGGCTTTGGAATGAGCCGTTTAGTTAGAGAAAAATGCGACTTTTTAGTTCATTTGCCAATGCGCGGAAAAGTGACCTCGTTAAACGCTTCTGTTGCAGCTAGTATATTGCTTTATGAAGTTTACCGGAAACGTTTCCCACTGGAGAAATAA
- a CDS encoding NYN domain-containing protein: MEQILLVDGYNVIGAWPELSYLKDRDLEAARDKLIEWMAEYQSYTGYRVVVVFDAQFVRGVKRKSMKHQVEVVFTHEDETADEFIEQKAIEWKDARTQIIVATSDYTEQWAIFGQGALRISSRELLFEIQEMSKKIGQKIKRIQEKMPKSNLNIDSDVISQLEKWRRGEK; the protein is encoded by the coding sequence ATGGAACAGATTCTACTTGTTGATGGATATAATGTGATTGGGGCTTGGCCGGAATTGAGCTATTTGAAAGATCGGGACTTAGAAGCGGCGCGAGATAAACTTATCGAATGGATGGCTGAGTATCAAAGTTACACGGGTTATCGCGTGGTAGTTGTTTTTGATGCGCAGTTTGTTCGTGGGGTAAAGCGGAAAAGTATGAAACACCAAGTCGAAGTTGTTTTTACACACGAAGATGAAACAGCAGATGAATTTATCGAACAAAAAGCTATCGAATGGAAAGACGCCCGAACTCAAATTATTGTTGCCACATCAGACTATACAGAACAATGGGCAATATTTGGTCAAGGAGCGCTACGAATTTCTTCTAGGGAACTACTTTTTGAAATTCAAGAAATGAGTAAAAAGATTGGCCAGAAAATCAAGCGAATCCAAGAAAAAATGCCAAAATCAAACCTCAATATAGATTCTGACGTTATTTCCCAACTTGAAAAGTGGCGTAGAGGCGAGAAGTAA
- a CDS encoding RNA polymerase sporulation sigma factor SigH: MNNSINQEEMKMLELARSGDTDALEYFFSKYQSVIYWKSTQYFLQGAERDDLIQEAMIGLFKAIRDYDQTKEASFRSFAEMCINRQLLSAVKRASRQKNIPLNNSVSLDTPMAEDDVDWTLLDVISEKAAETPEDFLIKNEDLTHVARKLEEVTSEFEKEVLKQYLEGKSYQEMAVFFNKKEKAVDNALQRVKKKMMKQFD, encoded by the coding sequence GTGAATAATTCAATAAATCAAGAAGAGATGAAGATGCTTGAACTAGCTAGAAGCGGTGATACGGACGCATTAGAATATTTTTTCAGTAAGTACCAATCAGTTATTTACTGGAAATCAACGCAATATTTTTTGCAAGGTGCAGAGCGAGATGATTTAATTCAAGAAGCGATGATTGGGTTATTTAAAGCGATTCGTGATTATGATCAAACCAAAGAAGCTTCTTTTCGTTCTTTTGCGGAAATGTGTATTAACAGGCAACTTCTTTCAGCGGTAAAACGGGCTTCACGGCAGAAAAACATTCCACTTAATAATTCTGTTTCACTAGATACCCCTATGGCCGAAGATGATGTAGACTGGACTTTGCTGGATGTTATTTCCGAAAAAGCAGCCGAAACCCCAGAAGATTTTTTAATCAAAAATGAAGATTTAACTCATGTAGCACGAAAGTTAGAAGAAGTTACAAGTGAATTTGAAAAAGAAGTTTTAAAACAATATTTAGAAGGGAAAAGCTATCAAGAAATGGCGGTCTTCTTCAACAAAAAAGAAAAGGCAGTTGATAACGCCTTGCAACGAGTCAAAAAGAAAATGATGAAGCAGTTTGACTAA
- the rpmG gene encoding 50S ribosomal protein L33, whose product MKKKTSLACSECGSRNYTVNVSGTQKETRLEVKKFCRHCNKHTLHRETK is encoded by the coding sequence ATGAAGAAGAAAACATCCCTCGCTTGTTCTGAGTGTGGTTCGAGAAACTATACTGTTAATGTCAGCGGGACGCAGAAAGAAACTCGCTTAGAAGTGAAAAAATTCTGCCGGCACTGCAATAAACATACATTACATCGAGAAACAAAATAG
- the secE gene encoding preprotein translocase subunit SecE — protein MSAIARFFRNVSSEMHKVTWPTRKELLTYTVTVVITVILFAVFFMVIDFGIEQLIQLIM, from the coding sequence ATGTCTGCAATAGCAAGATTCTTTCGGAACGTTTCATCCGAAATGCATAAAGTTACATGGCCAACTAGAAAAGAACTTTTAACATATACAGTAACAGTAGTTATTACAGTTATCTTATTTGCTGTATTCTTTATGGTTATTGATTTCGGGATTGAACAATTAATTCAACTTATTATGTAG
- the nusG gene encoding transcription termination/antitermination protein NusG, translating to MEKNWYVVHTYSGYENKVKANLEKRVESMGMSDKIFRVIVPEEEETEVKNGKTKTIKRKVFPGYVLVEIVMTDDSWYVVRNTPGVTGFVGSSGSGSKPTPLLPEEADRILKSMGMVEKRAEADFEIGETVMVKEGPFADFSGKVDEMDNDKGKAKVMVNMFGRETPVEVDFNQIEKI from the coding sequence ATGGAAAAAAATTGGTATGTAGTTCATACTTACTCCGGTTATGAAAATAAAGTCAAAGCAAACTTAGAAAAACGTGTAGAATCAATGGGCATGTCAGATAAAATATTCCGTGTTATCGTACCGGAAGAAGAGGAAACAGAAGTAAAGAACGGTAAAACAAAGACAATTAAACGTAAAGTTTTCCCTGGTTATGTACTTGTGGAAATTGTAATGACAGATGATTCTTGGTATGTAGTTCGTAATACGCCGGGTGTTACTGGCTTCGTCGGTTCATCAGGTTCTGGCTCAAAACCAACGCCACTACTTCCAGAAGAAGCAGACCGTATCTTGAAAAGCATGGGTATGGTTGAAAAACGTGCTGAAGCTGATTTCGAAATTGGCGAAACAGTTATGGTCAAAGAAGGACCATTCGCGGACTTCTCTGGTAAAGTGGACGAAATGGACAATGATAAAGGTAAAGCGAAAGTCATGGTTAACATGTTCGGTCGTGAAACGCCAGTCGAAGTTGATTTCAATCAAATCGAAAAAATCTAA
- a CDS encoding Imm63 family immunity protein: protein MKRAKEIYLELKREAYFFDLDFPLFLGDGPGSGELCMDYNGQDGYILYGYERGKRTSEFKTADLEEFRYEVFLHLCWYMGMEFELRHRKEHIKRDDNILETDTRKIAFEKTLQLLNEVNPAWLDKAAIGYTGYLNLWRKQQNVYFDKNTMEFKVNS from the coding sequence ATGAAGCGAGCTAAAGAAATCTATTTAGAATTAAAACGAGAAGCTTACTTTTTCGACCTTGATTTTCCTTTGTTTTTAGGCGATGGACCAGGTTCAGGAGAATTGTGTATGGATTACAACGGGCAGGACGGATATATACTTTATGGTTACGAACGTGGTAAACGCACTAGCGAATTTAAAACAGCCGATTTGGAAGAATTTAGATATGAAGTTTTTTTACATCTTTGCTGGTATATGGGAATGGAATTTGAATTGCGCCATCGAAAGGAACACATCAAACGAGATGATAATATTCTTGAAACCGACACACGGAAAATTGCTTTTGAAAAAACATTACAACTATTAAATGAAGTCAATCCGGCGTGGCTAGATAAAGCTGCTATAGGGTACACGGGTTATTTAAATCTATGGCGTAAGCAGCAAAATGTATACTTTGATAAAAACACGATGGAGTTTAAAGTAAATTCATAA
- the rplK gene encoding 50S ribosomal protein L11, with protein MAKKVIKEVKLQIPAGKANPAPPVGPALGQAGVNIMGFCKEFNARTADQAGLIIPVVITVFEDRSFTFITKTPPAAVLLKKAAKVEKGSGEPNKTKVASVTRAQVQEIAETKMPDLNAANVESAMLMVEGTARSMGITIQD; from the coding sequence GTGGCAAAAAAAGTGATTAAAGAAGTTAAACTTCAAATTCCAGCAGGTAAAGCAAATCCTGCACCTCCAGTTGGACCTGCATTAGGTCAAGCTGGCGTAAACATCATGGGATTCTGTAAAGAGTTTAATGCTCGCACAGCCGATCAAGCTGGTCTTATTATTCCTGTTGTGATCACTGTATTTGAAGACCGTTCGTTTACGTTCATCACTAAAACTCCACCAGCAGCTGTATTACTTAAAAAAGCAGCTAAAGTGGAAAAAGGATCCGGTGAACCAAACAAAACAAAAGTTGCATCTGTAACTCGCGCTCAAGTACAGGAAATTGCTGAAACAAAAATGCCAGACCTTAACGCTGCAAATGTTGAATCTGCAATGCTAATGGTTGAAGGTACTGCACGTTCTATGGGTATCACTATCCAAGACTAA
- the rplA gene encoding 50S ribosomal protein L1, translating to MAKKGKKYQDALKQIDANKVYTAEEAVELAKKIDFAKFDATVEVAFRLGVDPKKADQQIRGAVVLPNGTGKTQRVLVFAKGEKAKEAEAAGADYVGESEFVEKINQGWFDFDVIVATPDMMGEVGKLGRVLGPKGLMPNPKTGTVTMDVTKAVNEIKAGKVEYRVDKAGNVHAAIGKVSFDAAKLVENFRTVNDVLQKAKPAAAKGTYVKNLSVTTTFGPGIKVDPASL from the coding sequence ATGGCTAAGAAAGGCAAAAAGTATCAAGATGCTTTAAAACAAATTGATGCAAACAAAGTTTACACTGCAGAAGAAGCAGTTGAACTTGCTAAAAAAATTGACTTCGCTAAATTTGATGCAACTGTTGAAGTAGCATTCCGTCTTGGCGTTGACCCTAAAAAAGCGGACCAACAAATCCGTGGTGCTGTTGTATTACCAAATGGTACTGGTAAAACTCAACGCGTATTAGTATTCGCAAAAGGTGAAAAAGCAAAAGAAGCTGAGGCTGCTGGAGCTGATTACGTTGGTGAATCTGAATTCGTTGAAAAAATCAACCAAGGTTGGTTTGACTTTGACGTTATCGTTGCAACACCTGACATGATGGGTGAAGTTGGTAAATTAGGCCGTGTCCTTGGACCAAAAGGTTTAATGCCAAACCCTAAAACTGGTACAGTAACTATGGACGTAACTAAAGCAGTTAACGAAATTAAAGCTGGTAAAGTAGAATACCGTGTTGATAAAGCTGGTAACGTCCACGCTGCAATCGGTAAAGTATCTTTTGATGCTGCTAAACTAGTAGAAAACTTCCGTACTGTGAATGACGTTCTACAAAAAGCAAAACCTGCTGCTGCGAAAGGTACTTACGTGAAAAATCTTTCCGTAACAACTACTTTCGGACCTGGAATCAAAGTCGACCCAGCTAGCTTATAA